AGGCATTTGTAAAATAGAAAGGATAGAATCCCAGCCGTCAATGGAATTTGAAGACTTAACAGGAACCCCAATTACAGGTAATACCGTAATAGAAGCTACCATCCCGGGCAAGTGTGCTGCACCACCCGCACCTGCAATAATAACTTTTAGACCTCTTGAAGCCGCATTTTTAGCATAATCAAACATCCTTTCAGGTGTACGATGTGCCGATACTACAGTCATTTCAAATTCAACTCCAAACTCTTTAAAAATATCAGCAGCATCTTGCATAATGTGAAGATCTGATTTGCTGCCCATGATAATGCCTACTTGTACGCTCATTTATGAAATAACTTTTAGTGTGTTTTTAATGTAATTGGCTTTTTGTATTGCGCCATCTCTATTTTGATCAACCACGGTAACGTGGCCCATTTTTCTGAATGGTTTGGTATATCTTTTACCATAAAGGTGTATGTAAACACCATCTATAGCCATGATTTTTTCCAAACCTTGATATTTGGCCACCCCATTGTGGTTTTTTTCGCCCAGGAGGTTAATCATTACAGCATTACTGATGCAACGGGTGTCACCCAAGGGTAAATTAAAAATAGCACGAAGGTGTTGTGCAAACTGCGAAACGTAGTTCCCCTCAATGGTCTGGTGACCACTATTGTGTGGTCTCGGAGCCAATTCATTTACCAGTAAGTTGCCATTTTTAGTCACAAACATTTCTACGGCCAGTATGCCCGTAATATTTAGTGAGGAGGCAATATTCTTAGCGATTTTTTCCGCCCTTTGTTGTAAAGACTCAGGATAAGTAGATGGTGAGATCAGGAATTCTACCAGATTGGCTTCGGCATTGAACTCCATTTCCACCATAGGGAAGGTTTTCATGTCACCATTAGGGTTACGAGCTACAATAATGGCTACTTCCTTTTCAAAATCTATCAGTTCCTCTACTAAGCACGGAGCATCAAAAGCATGATCAATATCAGCCACATCACTGATTTTCATAACCCCCTTGCCATCGTAGCCATCCTTGCGTTGTTTAAGAATATAAGGAAAAGCAAAGTTGCAGTTAAAAATGTCTTCTCTGGTATTCACCAATTTAAAAGGTGCAGTAGGAATATTGTTCTCCTTGAAAAATTGCTTCTGCACACCCTTATCTTGAATTAAACGTATTACCCTGGACTGTGGAAAAACCTGTTTCCCTTCTTTCTCTAGTTGTTCAAGCGCTTCTATGTTAACCTTTTCTATTTCGATGGTAATGATGTCGGCCTTTTTCCCGAAGTTATAAACGGTATCAAAATCTGTAATTGAGCCACATTCGAAGTAATTTGCAAGATGTTTACAGGGAGCGTCAGTATCCGGATCTAAAACTAAGGTGGTCAGGTTATAATTGATGGCTTCTTGTATCAGCATTCTGCCTAATTGTCCACCTCCTAATATTCCCAATTTTAAATCACTTATTTGTTTTGCCATATCTATATGAAAAAGTTATGCTTATTTTGCACAAAAATAACAATTATAAACGGATTGATGGAGGCAGATGCTATAATTATTGGAGCCGGAGCTTGTGGTTTGATGTGTGCGGTACAAGCAGGATACCTGGGTAAGCGGGTTATTTTACTGGAAAAAAATGATCAGCCTGGAGCTAAGATCCTGATTTCTGGTGGTGGAAGATGTAATTATACCAATATACACGCAACCAATGAACAGTTTATATCAGAGAATAAGCATTTTGTAAAATCGGCATTTACACAATGGACGGTGGCTGATACCATCAGCTTTTTTGAAACTTATGGCATTGAGGGGAAAGAAAAAACTCTGGGCCAACTGTTTCCTGATGGAAAGAATGCGAGGGATGTTGTGGAGGTGTTTACTTCAATTTGTGAAGATTTTGGGCAACAGTTGATTTGCAATGCCGAGGTTGGTAATATAGAAATACTACCTGATGGGTTTACTGTAAAATATGAAAAAGGTGGTAAATCTCGTACGCTAACTTCCCCTAAATTGGTTATTGCTACCGGCGGTCTACCCATCCCAAAAATGGGAGCTACTGATTTTGCTTTGCGTTTTGCGCGCAAACATGGATTAAAAATTGTAGAAACAGTATCGGCATTAGTGCCGCTAACGATTACAGGAAAAGATGAAGAATGGTATGCACAGCTTTCAGGAAATAGCGTTTTCTGTCGCGTAAGTAACGATCGCATAGCATTTGAAGAGAATATCCTCTTTACACATTGGGGCTTGAGCGGACCTGCAATTTTGCAAATATCATCGTATTGGAGAAGAGGTGAAGTGTTTAATATTGACCTGCTGCCACATCAAAACATTACGGAATTAATTGAAGCAGAACGCAGACAAAATGGTAAACTACTATTGTCGACCCTGTTTAACCGGTTTTATGCCAAGAAATTTACAGATGCTTTGGGGAAGTACTTACCGGTTGAAAAACAAGT
This is a stretch of genomic DNA from Candidatus Pedobacter colombiensis. It encodes these proteins:
- a CDS encoding aminoacetone oxidase family FAD-binding enzyme; the protein is MEADAIIIGAGACGLMCAVQAGYLGKRVILLEKNDQPGAKILISGGGRCNYTNIHATNEQFISENKHFVKSAFTQWTVADTISFFETYGIEGKEKTLGQLFPDGKNARDVVEVFTSICEDFGQQLICNAEVGNIEILPDGFTVKYEKGGKSRTLTSPKLVIATGGLPIPKMGATDFALRFARKHGLKIVETVSALVPLTITGKDEEWYAQLSGNSVFCRVSNDRIAFEENILFTHWGLSGPAILQISSYWRRGEVFNIDLLPHQNITELIEAERRQNGKLLLSTLFNRFYAKKFTDALGKYLPVEKQVASLTRAELELIEETIHRFKVKPAGDKGYDKAEVMRGGIDTNELSSKTLECKRIPGLYFGGECVDVTGWLGGYNFQWAWASGFVIAQNI
- the purE gene encoding 5-(carboxyamino)imidazole ribonucleotide mutase, with translation MSVQVGIIMGSKSDLHIMQDAADIFKEFGVEFEMTVVSAHRTPERMFDYAKNAASRGLKVIIAGAGGAAHLPGMVASITVLPVIGVPVKSSNSIDGWDSILSILQMPNGIPVATVALNAAKNAGLLAVQILSTADVSLADKMQSYKDDLRKKVEESAADM
- a CDS encoding 5-(carboxyamino)imidazole ribonucleotide synthase, with amino-acid sequence MAKQISDLKLGILGGGQLGRMLIQEAINYNLTTLVLDPDTDAPCKHLANYFECGSITDFDTVYNFGKKADIITIEIEKVNIEALEQLEKEGKQVFPQSRVIRLIQDKGVQKQFFKENNIPTAPFKLVNTREDIFNCNFAFPYILKQRKDGYDGKGVMKISDVADIDHAFDAPCLVEELIDFEKEVAIIVARNPNGDMKTFPMVEMEFNAEANLVEFLISPSTYPESLQQRAEKIAKNIASSLNITGILAVEMFVTKNGNLLVNELAPRPHNSGHQTIEGNYVSQFAQHLRAIFNLPLGDTRCISNAVMINLLGEKNHNGVAKYQGLEKIMAIDGVYIHLYGKRYTKPFRKMGHVTVVDQNRDGAIQKANYIKNTLKVIS